Within Thermococcus indicus, the genomic segment CTCGGGCTGACCGAGGGGATAGCCTACAGACTGGTTATATCGCTGGCGCTCCTCCAGTTCGTCCTCGTGATTCCTGCCTTACTCATAATCCGCGACGTTCCCGTGAGGAACCCGAGGATAAACTGGAACCGCGAGCTGGTCGTCAAGATACTCAAGTTCTCCCTCCCGAGCGCGCTGATAGGCTTTGGCGCGGGGATAACTATACCATACATGAGCCTCTACTTCAAGCTCCAGTTCGGGCAGACGCTCGCGGCGATAAGCGGGATATTCTTCTTCCAGCAATTAGCTATGGGCCTCGGCTCCTTCGGCCTTCCGAGGCTGGTTCACAGGATCGGCCCGGTTAAGGTAATAACGTCCTTCCAGAGCATAGCGGCCTTTCTCTTCGTGATATTCCCCTCGATAGAGACCTTCCTGCTGGCGGCACTGCTCTACGTCGTCCGCTCCATCCTCATGAACATAGTCTGGCCCATAAACGACTCCTTCATGATGGGCTTCTTCTCGACCGAGGAGAAGGCAACGGCCGCTGGAATACGGAGGGCCTTCTCGACCTTCATGCGCGGCGGTGGAAACTACGTCGGCGGCCTGCTGTTCGGCACCTCCCTGAGCTACCCGTTCTACGCGACAGCTCTTCTCTACGTCATAGCGACGGCGATATTCTACGCCTTCTTCATAAAACACAACGAGTGAAAAGAAAAGTTATGCCTTAGAGAGCTCGATTCCCCTCTCAAGGGCCCTGAAGTTAATCTCCCAGAGCTTCTCCCGGAGGGTGAGCCTTATTCCCTCAAGCAGGGACTCCTTCCTGAGGGGCACGAGACCTTTACCAAACGCGTAGCCGAGCATCAGGACGCCGAGGGTTCTTGGGTTTATCCTATCGGCCTCGCGCTGGAAGTCCATCATGTACACGGGGCAGATTCTTCCCAGGGCGGCCCCAATCTCCTCCAGCTCCGGGTACTTCTCCTTCCCGACGAGGGTCGTCGCGGTGTGAATCGGGTAGGCGTTTATCACAGCCGTGCTATTCTTGCCCAAAAACCTGGCGTTTCTCAGGGCTTCGGCGGGTTCGAGGGCGAGCATGAGGTTTGCCTTTCCTTCCTCGATGAGGGGTGAGTAGACCTCCTCGCCAAACCGGAGGTAGCTCAGAACGCTTCCATAGCGCTGGCTCATTCCAAGGGTTTCACCTATGCGAACGTTGTAGCCCTCGTGCATGGCGGCGTTTCCCACTATCCTTGAGAGGGTCAATCCGCCCTGCCCGCCGACTCCAGTGATTATGAGGTTGAACTCCATCGGCACCACCGGAAGGCTTTGGGAGGGAGGCGATAAAAACCTGTTGTCGAGAAAATTCGGAAAAAGTAGAAAACCACACAAACTTTTGCGGCAAATATTTAAAGACACACGAGTACATAAAAGCATGGGCTTCGAAAAGTACTACGAGGCGTTTCCGGCGTACAGCGACATATACTCCGAGGAGTACCGGAAGAGAATCGAGACCCTAGAGCCACTACTGCTCAGGTACATGCCCAAAAAGGGCAGGGTTCTCGACCTGGCCTGTGGAACAGGGGGGTTCTCATTTCTCCTTGAAGACCTCGGATTCAACGTCGTTGCCCTCGACAACAGCGACGTCATGCTATCCAAGGCAAAGGAATTCGCAAAGGACAGGAGGTCAAAGGTCGAGTTCGTGAAGGGAGACGCCAGAAAACTGCCCTTCGAGGAGAACAGCTTCGACTACGTGGTTTTCATAGACAGCCTGGTTCATTTCGAACCGAGGGACCTAAATTCAACCTTCAAAGAGGTCGCAAGGGTTCTCAAACCCGGCGGGAGGTTCATCCTTCAGTTCACCGATCTGAGGGCCCTCCTACCGGTTCTCACGAACGGGCAGATAGTGGGTGCTGAGTACTGGATCAGTAAGGTTCTGCCGGACGCCGACGAAAAGACCGTGGTTCTTGAGTTCCAGAGTGAAAAAGAGCATTTCCGCGTCAGGTTCAACGTCTGGGGAAAGACCGCGGTGGAACTGCTGGCAAAGCTGTACTTCAGGCAACTCCACAGTGAAAGAATGAACGAGCACAGTTACTTCCAGGTTTACGCGCCGAAGAAATGAGATTAAGCCTCCATGCGGAGGCGCCTTATCACAAATTCCCTGTCGAGGGAAGCCAGGAAGCTCGCGAGCCTCGGGCCGCGGTCCTTGCCGATGAAGACGTTGTACAAAGCCTTGAACCACTCCTTGCTCGGAATCTCGCGCTTCTTGGCAGCATCGTAGATGGCGTTGTTAAGTTCCTCAACGGTGAAACCCTCGTGGGCCTCAAGCCACCCCGCGACCTCGAGCATGGCCCCCCTGATTTCAGGCCTAAGCTCGATCTCTGGGGGCTCTTCCAGGATGCTGAACTTCACGTTGTCGGGGGCGTACTTCTCAACCCAGTTTTTAGCCAGGCGTATGCGGAGCCTTACCCGCTCGACGTCATCTTCGCCGAGCTTCTCTGGGAGATGACCCTGCTCCTGGAGAACGCGGATTATACCCTCCTCGTTGAGGTGTGGCATCTGGACGAGCGTAACCAGGAACCTGAAGGGCGCCTGCGCGGTCAGTCTGTCGGGAACCTCCGGCATCGAGAGCTCGTAGGTTCTCTTGAGCTCCTCTTCCTCCTCCGGGTTCTTGGCCTGCTCAATGCCGAAGTAGATGCGCTCCACCTTATCGAACTCGTCGTATAGGTTGAGCAGACCAAGGCCGAGGTCTATCTTCAGCTCCTTGTTGGGCCTCGCCTTCGCGTATATGAAGCGGATTATTCCCGGCTCGAGCACCTCGTAGAGGTCGCTGAGGAGTATAACGTTGCCCTTGCTTCCGCTCATCTTCCCCTTCTGACCCTTTATTCCGACGAACTCGTACATCAGGTCTATGGGTGAAGGCCAGCCGAATACCTTCTCAACTATCTCCCTGCCGGTGTCGTACGAGCCACCGGCTGCCAGGTGGTCCTTTCCGGCCGGCTCGAAGTCGACCTTGAAGTGCGCCCAGCGCATCGGCCAGTCAACCCTCCACCTGAGCTTGACGTTGCCGTCCCTTATGTCTGTCTCGCCCTCGCTGCCGCAGTGGGGACACTTGTAGGAGACCTTCCACTCGCCGTCCCACGAAACGAACCCGGCTTCTCTCCTGCACTTCGGGCAGTAAATCATGACCGGCTGCCAGTCCTCCTCAAGGGGCGGCTGTTTGGCCCTCTCGCGGTACTTATCGAGGATGGCCTTTATCTCATCGCGCTTTTCAAGAGCGAGCTTTATCTCCTCGGCGTACTCGCCGGACTTGTACAGCTCGTAGGCGTGGAGGAAGTCCACCTCTATGCCGAGCTTCGACACTTCCTCTTCGAATATGGCTATGAAGTGCTCCGCGTAGCTGTCGTGGCAGCCCCATGGATCAGGAACCTCGCGGACGGGCTTGGTAAGGTGCTCCTTCCACTCGGGCGGCACGTTCTTTGGAACCTTCCTGAAGCGGTCGTAGTCGTCCCACATGTGGATGTGGCGAACCTTCTTCCCCCTGTCCCTGAGGGCGTGGCCGACTATGTATGCCGTGAAGAACTCCCTGAAGTTCCCTATGTGAACGTAACCGCTCGGAGTTATTCCGCTCTCCACAACGTATTCATCCCTGTCGCCGCGTTCCCGGATAATCTTTTCAGCCATGTAGTCTGCCCAATGAACCATTCTCACCACCGCGCTTAGGTCTGCGAAGGGGCTTTTAAGCTTAAGCTTGGCTGGGAAGACAACTCCAAGGGAGAAAATTTTATAAATTCTGATGGTAAAACTACAGGCAAAAGTAACATGGAGGCATCCCCATGGAGTTCGAGATGAAGAGGATGCAGGCGTTTTTCCCGGCGTCGCTGGAGATTCAGGAGGAGCTCCTCAAGGCAGGTTTCAGAGTGCCCTACGACAAGGAGAGTGGGAGAAGAACGCCGATTCCCGTAGTGGTTAGTTCGAGGGTGGAGAGGAAGCTCAGAAGAAACAGGCTCCTGAAGGCCAGAGATTTCGAGAGCGATGGGAAGTTCGCGCTGGTGCCTGGTGAAAGGGCACTCCTGGAGCTGGAGCTCACGGAAAGGGGCTTTCTGGTGCTCAGGCCAAAACCGATCGAGTACCACCTCGAGGAGATGGGCTTCGTCTCCGTCCCTCCAAGGGTCTGGGGAACGTGGGCGAGCTTTTCGCTCCCGTTTTCGGCGTACGATGAACTGGTGGGTTTCCTGGGCGAGTTCAGGGACGATAACGGAAACGGATTCTACACAGCCTCACGGGGCTCAGGCGGAAGGATAGAGGTTTACGCCTACAAGGGGAGGAAGGGGAAGGACCTAGGAATTCCTGTTTTTGGCTACGCCCTCGGGCTCCACGGCCTGACGCTTGCGGAAGAGTACCTCATGGAAAAGGCCAAAGAGAATGGGGTTCCGGAGGAGAGGCTCCGCTACCTCAGGCTTGGCCTGAAGAAGAGGAGGGAAACGAAGGCCGGACTTAAGGTCGGTATCGTCTGGGAGAACGGGAGACCCGTCGAGATAACGCTCAAGCTCGCGACGACGGAGCCGAGGGTTAGGATCCAGGGACTCTACGGCGAGTTGGTCGGCAAATCCCGTGGAGAGCTAGCGAGAACCGATGAGTGGTACATGGTCGTCCACGCGGGCGATTTCATGGCGGCTCTAGAGGCCGTCGGAAGGGCCTTTGGGGACAAGTCATATTAACCCCAACCCCCTCTTCTTTTTTGGTGGGAATAAATGCTCCCCGGCTGGGTACCCTATGCCGGCATCGCCGCTGCCTTCATACTCCTCGCCATAGGGCTCACGAAGAGGCTCGGCCCAGAGTGGGCCTGGGTGAACAGGAAGATAATCCACTTCAGTATCGTTCCGGCCGTTCTGATGTTCTACTACGGGAAAATACCTCCGGAGGTCTTCAGCGGGGCAGCCTTTGCCTTCGGCCTGTTCCAGCTCTGGCCCCACCTCAAAAAGAGGGAGTTCTCGTGGTATCAGATAGAGCACAACTACGGGGAGGTCTTCTTTGCCTTCTCCGCATCGGTCGTGCCAATGATCCTGCCGAAGGAATACGCCACCGCCCTGCTACTGGCAATGGCAATAAGCGACGGGGTGACCGGAATAATCAGGCACTTCTACTTCAAGCGGCACGGCTTCAACGTGAAGCTGAGGAAGCACTGGACCGGAAGTTTAGCGTACCTAGCGACGGCGCTGGCTATAGCTTTCCTTCTCCTCGATGCAGGTGCGATGGGAAAAATAGGATGGGCGGTGGTGCTGACCCTGGCCGAGTACCAGGGCTGGCTCGACGACAACTTAGCCGTTCCGCTGGTTGGGAGCGTTCTCTTCCTCCTCTACTGAGCCCACCTGACCTTCAGGCTGTCCCTCTTTACCTTGTTGAATTCCTTCACAAGGGCCTTCCCGGTCTTCTCCATGAAGCCCTCCACATCCGTTATGCCAAGCTCCTTCAGGCCGATGGCATCAACGCCCTCGGGAATTCCCTTCGCCTCAATGTTTATCCCGATGTGGATCTTGACGCTGACTGGGGAGACCGTTGCTATGGATATGCTGAGCTTTTTACCGTTCACGTATATGTCGTCACCCTTCCTGTGGGTTTTCACGCCGTATTCGGCCAGAACCTCGCAGAGCCTCGCTATGAAGAGCTTCTGGAGCGTTGAGGCGAAGAGCGCGTTCACCAAATCGAATACCTCAATGATGTAGTGAACCATATCGTCGCTCCGGATTTCCTTGCTCGCCCTTAAATCTTCGATGTCAATCATCTCCTCCACTTTAACGTCGCACTTTCCACGGAAGACGACCAGCGAGTTCCCGAGTATTCCAAAGTTCCTGTAGGCCCAGTGGCTCCCTATCGCGGAACCGTCGTAGTCTATACGCTTATCCTTCACGATGAGTAGCTCCATGCTATCACCCCTCCTCTCAAGGAGTTCCCTCAACTCCTCAAAACTTTTGGCATCTTTCCACATATGGATGAACCGAATAGACGGGACGGTGGTTTTAACGTCTTCGATATGTATATCCCTGTCGTCCACGTAGATGACTCCCCCAACATCGTATCCCGAAAGCTCCAGCTCCCGGAGCGTTCTCGCTATCATATCCGCCTTGTCCGGGTGGTTCTCTATCTTTGGAAAAACGAAGCAGTCCCAGAGGCCAAAGCCTTCGAGGATTGGTTTAACCTTCTCTTCAACGTTCCAGCTCGCTATGCTCAGAACGAACCTGCCACTCGCCCATTCGAGGAACTCCCTGACTCCCGGGAAAAGGTGAAGTTCCCCACCGTTGGAATCAATTAGATAATCGCCGTGGAACTCGTAAGGCGGCACAAGCTTGGATGCATCCTCGTGATCCCAGAGTGTGCCATCGAGATCAAGTATCAGCACTCTCATTTCATCACCAAGAAAAGCTCCGCTGGTGGGTTTTAATGGTTGTGGAGAAGCATCATGACTGGAAGTTCAATATTGCAATGCAATCAATCAGACAGAAACGAGATTTAAGGGCTCGAGGACCGTGCACAGGCCGATTGACCTATCAAATGCCCAGCCCCCCTTTCAGAGGCAGAAACCTCGGGCTGTTGGGAGCGGCAGACTGAACGGGTCGGTTTCCCTTCCCGCTTACATCCCCGCCCCATCAAACGGGTCTTCTTCCCGAGCCCTCGTCCCAGGCAAAGGACCGGTCGCCCGACCCCCTGCGCCTGGGAGTGGGTGCCTATTTTCGGGGACCGCTTCGGCCTTAGATGCTTTCAGGCCTTATCGGACGCGGCGTAGCTGCCCGGCTGTGCCCTGTAGGACAACCGGTAGACCAGAGGCCGCGGCTCCCTGTTCCTCTCGTACTGGGGGAGCCTTCCCCTCAGGCACCCAGCACCTCCGGTAGATAGCATCCGACCTGTCTCACGACGGTCTAAACCCAGCTCACGTTCCCCTTTAATGGGTGAACACCCCCACCCTTGGCCCCTGCTGCAGGACCAGGATGGGAAGAGCCGACAGCGAGGTAGCAAGCCTCGGGGTCGATATGGGCTCTCGCCCGAGACGACTCTGTTATCCCCAGGGTAGCTTTTCTGTCATCCCTGGCCCCCACCGGGGAGGCTCAGGGGTTCGCTAGGCCACGCTTTCGCGGCTGGACCCGCCTCTGTTACGGGTCCAGTCAGGCCGGCTTTTGCCCTTGCACTCTACGGCGGATTCCTGACCCGCCTGAGCCGACCTTAGGGCACCCTCGATACCTTTTCGAGGGTGTGCCGCCCCAGCCAAACTGCCCACCTACCGCTGTCCCCCCATCGGGGGTTAGCCATACGGCAGAGGGTGGGCGGTGTCTCATGGACGGCTCCACCCGCCCCGGAGGACGGGCTTCGACGCCTCCCGCCTACGCTGCGCACCCCCCGCCGTATGGCAACGGCAGGCTGCAGTAAAGCTCCATGGGGTCTTCGCTTCCCACCGGAGGTCCCAGGCATATGCGCCTGGCAGTGGTTTCGCCGGGCCCCAGCCGGGGACAGTGAGGACCTCGTTACGCCATTCATGCAGGTCGGCATTTAACCGACAAGGAATTTCGCTACCTTAAGAGGGTTATAGTTACCCCCGCCGTTTACCGGTGCTTCACCCGGTTGAACCCGGGCTTCACATACCGGCACTGGGCAGGCGTCGGCCCCAGTACAAACCCTTTCGGGCTAGCTGGGACCTGTGTTTTTACTAAACAGTCGGGTCCTCCTAGTCACTGCGACCTGCGGGTTACGCACCCGCAGGCACCCCTTATCCCGAAGTTACGGGGCCAATTTGCCGAGTTCCCTCGGCTGGGTTTCCCCCGACACGCCTTAGGCTTCTCACCCAGGGGCACCGGTGTCGGTTCTCGGTACGGTCGCGGTGGATCGTTCCCAGAGGGCTTTTCACGGGCCCCAGGGATCGGCGGAACCCCCCTTACGGGAGGCCATTCGCGCTTTCATCCGGTTCTCGCCATTACGGCACTCCCCGGACTTATACGCTTAGCCGGCCTTGTGGACCGGTCCGCCTACCCCGAGGCGTCACCCTCCGGGCTTGCGTTGCCGCACCTACCACCGCGGTACGGGAATATAAACCCGTTTCCCTTTCGCGGGCGCCGAGTTACGGACCCGCTTAGGACCGACTAACCCACGGCTGACGAACATTGCCGTGGAACCCTGGCCCCTTCGGCGGCCGGGATTCTCACCCGGCTATGCTGCTACTCCCGGCAGGATCCACAATACCGACGGGTCCACTGGACCTTACGGCCCAGCTTCCACCCCACCGGCACGCCCGCCTACCCGATCACGGACCAATCGGTCCGTGCGCCGGGGTCTCGGCAGCCGGCTTTAGCCCCGTCCATTTTCGGGGCCCCTGACCTCGACGGGTGAGCTGTTACGCACTCTTTAAAGGATGGCTGCTTCTAAGCCTACCTCCCCGCTGTCTAAGGCCAGGGACACCCTTTGGAGTAACACTTAGCCGGCATTTAGGGGCCTTAACCCCGGTCTGGGTTGTTCCCCTCTCGGTTGACGGCTTACACCGCCACCCTACTCCGGCCATCTACGGCGGCAGTGGGTTCGGAGTTTGACAGGGAGCCGGGGGATTTCTCCCCCTAAACCCCCAATCAGTGCTCTACCCCACCACCTACCTCCGGCCGGGCTATCCTGAGGGATAATTCGGCGGGAACCAGCTATCGCCGGCCTCGATTGGCCTTTCACCCCTAGCCCGAGGTCACGGGAGCGAATTGCACGTCAGCATCCCTAGCGGGCCTCCATCCCTCTGTTGAGGGACTTCACCCTGCCCCGGGCTAGATCGACCGGCTTCGGGTCTCATCCGAGCGACTCCGGGCGCTTTCACACCCCGTCCCTCACCCTTACGGGCTGCGGACCTGTCGGTTTCCCTGCGGCTTCGGGGTTGACCCCCTTAACCTCGCCGCTCGGATGAACTCCCTGCCCCGTGATCCAAGACGGACGGTGCGACTCTGGTCGCCTCCCCTCGTACTCCACGGTCGCCCGTGTTTCCTTCGGGGAGGGTCAGCCCTTCTGAGCCGCACCCACCTATCGCCGCCTGGTTTCAGGCTCTTTTCACCCCCTGCCAGGGGTGCTTTTCAGCTTTCCCTCACGGTACTAGTTCGCTATCGGTCTCGGGACGTATTTAGGGTTGGGAGCCGATGCCTCCCAGCTTCCCGCCGGATATCCGACCGACGGTACTCAGGGACACCCCAAGACCCACCGGGCTTGCGCCTACGGGGCTTTCACCCTCTACGGCGCCACGTTCCAGTGGACT encodes:
- a CDS encoding diacylglycerol/polyprenol kinase family protein codes for the protein MLPGWVPYAGIAAAFILLAIGLTKRLGPEWAWVNRKIIHFSIVPAVLMFYYGKIPPEVFSGAAFAFGLFQLWPHLKKREFSWYQIEHNYGEVFFAFSASVVPMILPKEYATALLLAMAISDGVTGIIRHFYFKRHGFNVKLRKHWTGSLAYLATALAIAFLLLDAGAMGKIGWAVVLTLAEYQGWLDDNLAVPLVGSVLFLLY
- a CDS encoding MFS transporter, giving the protein MLSGYGRDAKILIAANAAGQLFLQFSIFIMPFYLAVLGYDMAAMGTFFSIQTFTGGLFFLIAGQVSLRLGYRRTLIISALLGLAGRLLQVAAINDYVLAIGFFLVGANMGLRQPNFTALLSEEVGEEQRHHAFSISFGLGTIFNALGVLIAGFAPDFFVGLGLTEGIAYRLVISLALLQFVLVIPALLIIRDVPVRNPRINWNRELVVKILKFSLPSALIGFGAGITIPYMSLYFKLQFGQTLAAISGIFFFQQLAMGLGSFGLPRLVHRIGPVKVITSFQSIAAFLFVIFPSIETFLLAALLYVVRSILMNIVWPINDSFMMGFFSTEEKATAAGIRRAFSTFMRGGGNYVGGLLFGTSLSYPFYATALLYVIATAIFYAFFIKHNE
- a CDS encoding indolepyruvate oxidoreductase subunit beta, with product MEFNLIITGVGGQGGLTLSRIVGNAAMHEGYNVRIGETLGMSQRYGSVLSYLRFGEEVYSPLIEEGKANLMLALEPAEALRNARFLGKNSTAVINAYPIHTATTLVGKEKYPELEEIGAALGRICPVYMMDFQREADRINPRTLGVLMLGYAFGKGLVPLRKESLLEGIRLTLREKLWEINFRALERGIELSKA
- a CDS encoding DUF366 family protein, which encodes MELLIVKDKRIDYDGSAIGSHWAYRNFGILGNSLVVFRGKCDVKVEEMIDIEDLRASKEIRSDDMVHYIIEVFDLVNALFASTLQKLFIARLCEVLAEYGVKTHRKGDDIYVNGKKLSISIATVSPVSVKIHIGINIEAKGIPEGVDAIGLKELGITDVEGFMEKTGKALVKEFNKVKRDSLKVRWAQ
- the lysS gene encoding lysine--tRNA ligase; protein product: MVHWADYMAEKIIRERGDRDEYVVESGITPSGYVHIGNFREFFTAYIVGHALRDRGKKVRHIHMWDDYDRFRKVPKNVPPEWKEHLTKPVREVPDPWGCHDSYAEHFIAIFEEEVSKLGIEVDFLHAYELYKSGEYAEEIKLALEKRDEIKAILDKYRERAKQPPLEEDWQPVMIYCPKCRREAGFVSWDGEWKVSYKCPHCGSEGETDIRDGNVKLRWRVDWPMRWAHFKVDFEPAGKDHLAAGGSYDTGREIVEKVFGWPSPIDLMYEFVGIKGQKGKMSGSKGNVILLSDLYEVLEPGIIRFIYAKARPNKELKIDLGLGLLNLYDEFDKVERIYFGIEQAKNPEEEEELKRTYELSMPEVPDRLTAQAPFRFLVTLVQMPHLNEEGIIRVLQEQGHLPEKLGEDDVERVRLRIRLAKNWVEKYAPDNVKFSILEEPPEIELRPEIRGAMLEVAGWLEAHEGFTVEELNNAIYDAAKKREIPSKEWFKALYNVFIGKDRGPRLASFLASLDREFVIRRLRMEA
- a CDS encoding class I SAM-dependent methyltransferase — encoded protein: MGFEKYYEAFPAYSDIYSEEYRKRIETLEPLLLRYMPKKGRVLDLACGTGGFSFLLEDLGFNVVALDNSDVMLSKAKEFAKDRRSKVEFVKGDARKLPFEENSFDYVVFIDSLVHFEPRDLNSTFKEVARVLKPGGRFILQFTDLRALLPVLTNGQIVGAEYWISKVLPDADEKTVVLEFQSEKEHFRVRFNVWGKTAVELLAKLYFRQLHSERMNEHSYFQVYAPKK
- a CDS encoding PhoI; the protein is MEFEMKRMQAFFPASLEIQEELLKAGFRVPYDKESGRRTPIPVVVSSRVERKLRRNRLLKARDFESDGKFALVPGERALLELELTERGFLVLRPKPIEYHLEEMGFVSVPPRVWGTWASFSLPFSAYDELVGFLGEFRDDNGNGFYTASRGSGGRIEVYAYKGRKGKDLGIPVFGYALGLHGLTLAEEYLMEKAKENGVPEERLRYLRLGLKKRRETKAGLKVGIVWENGRPVEITLKLATTEPRVRIQGLYGELVGKSRGELARTDEWYMVVHAGDFMAALEAVGRAFGDKSY